The Acanthochromis polyacanthus isolate Apoly-LR-REF ecotype Palm Island chromosome 5, KAUST_Apoly_ChrSc, whole genome shotgun sequence genome includes a window with the following:
- the eefsec gene encoding selenocysteine-specific elongation factor: protein MSESADSRTKTLNFNIGVLGHVDSGKTSLARALSSTASTAAFDKNPQSRERGITLDLGFSSFTVDLPDHLRDNGGQQPYDSLQFTLVDCPGHASLIRTIIGGAQIIDLMMLVVDVVKGVQTQTAECLLIGELTCPRMVVVLNKIDLLPPNKRQSAIEKMTKRLHKTLENTRFKECPVIAVAAKPGGPEAAVTEEPQGVPQLIELLKKQTYLPLRDPGGDLLMAVDHCFSIRGQGTVMTGTVLQGSLAINDTVEIPALKVTKKIKSVQMFRKPVSGAMQGDRVGVCVTQFDPKLLERGVVCTPGSLRTLFAAVISVRKISYFKGSLATRAKFHITVGHETVMAKVTFFGLPPVSASEPPSDSKPPPSEPCSLETPFTFDREYFHQDEYVAGQGEGSSGPDPEQWALLEFDRPVTCPSLCLVIGSKLDTDIHANTCRLAFQGRLLQGFEDKNYVETALPQLRIYKTKHKEGQVERVTDDYSVIGRSLFKKETNLQLFVGLKVTLSTGETGVIEGGFGQSGKFKIRVQEGLRPETKQLLSSASKKKGKSGSKGANEEEPKVDSQPVSIHLHFKRYVFDPHKKMVQS from the exons ATGTCGGAGTCTGCTGACAGCCGCACTAAAACGTTAAATTTCAACATCGGGGTGCTCGGACATGTCGACAGCGGGAAGACGTCGCTGGCCAGGGCGCTGAGCAGCACCGCGTCCACGGCTGCCTTCGACAAGAACCCTCAGTCCCGGGAGAGAGGCATCACGCTGGATCTGGGCTTCTCCTCCTTCACGGTGGATCTTCCGGATCACTTGCGGGACAACGGAGGCCAGCAGCCGTATGACAGCCTTCAGTTCACCCTGGTGGATTGTCCGGGGCACGCTTCACTGATTCGGACTATCATTGGAG GTGCCCAAATCATTGACCTGATGATGCTGGTGGTGGATGTGGTGAAAGGGGTGCAGACACAGACTGCAGAGTGTCTGCTGATCGGAGAGCTGACCTGCCCTCGTATGGTCGTCGTCCTGAATAAGATCGACTTGCTGCCACCGAACAAAAGACAAAGTGCCAttgagaaaatgaccaaaagactgcacaaaacactggaaaacaCCAG ATTTAAAGAATGTCCCGTGATTGCTGTGGCCGCGAAGCCTGGAGGCCCGGAGGCTGCTGTCACAGAGGAGCCACAGGGGGTGCCACAGTTAATAGAG CTTTTGAAAAAACAGACATACCTCCCTCTGAGAGACCCAGGAGGGGACCTTCTAATGGCTGTGGACCACTGCTTCTCCATCCGCGGTCAGGGAACAGTCATGACCGGGACCGTCCTGCAGGGGTCGCTTGCCATTAATGACACCGTGGAAATCCCAGCGCTTAAG GTGACCAAGAAGATAAAGTCGGTGCAGATGTTTCGGAAGCCAGTGTCTGGGGCCATGCAGGGGGAtcgtgtgggtgtgtgtgtgacacagTTCGACCCTAAACTGTTGGAGCGTGGTGTGGTTTGCACTCCCGGGTCCTTGCGCACCCTCTTTGCGGCCGTCATCTCTGTGAGGAAGATAAGCTACTTCAAGGGCTCTCTTGCCACCCGTGCCAAGTTCCACATCACAGTGGGTCACGAGACTGTCATGGCAAAGGTGACCTTCTTTGGGCTGCCACCCGTCAGTGCTTCAGAGCCCCCTTCAGACTCTAAACCTCCTCCATCAGAGCCCTGCTCACTGGAAACGCCCTTCACGTTCGACCGGGAGTACTTCCACCAGGATGAATATGTTGCTGGACAGGGAGAGGGGAGCTCAGGGCCGGACCCAGAGCAGTGGGCCTTATTGGAGTTTGATCGGCCAGTCACATGTCCTTCACTCTGTCTGGTAATTGGCTCCAAGCTAGACACAGACATCCACGCCAACACATGCCGACTGGCCTTCCAGGGCCGTCTGCTGCAGGGGTTTGAAGATAAAAACTACGTTGAGACCGCCTTGCCTCAGCTGCGCATCTACAAGACCAAACACAAGGAAGGACAGGTGGAGAGG GTGACCGATGATTACAGTGTGATCGGCCGCAGCCTGTTCAAGAAGGAGACCAACCTCCAGCTGTTTGTGGGGTTGAAGGTCACACTGTCGACAGGCGAGACCGGCGTTATCGAGGGTGGGTTTGGACAGAGTGGGAAGTTTAAAATTCGTGTACAAG AGGGCCTTCGTCCTGAAACCAAGCAGTTGTTATCCTCCGCCTCGAAGAAGAAAGGGAAGAGTGGAAGCAAAGGTGCAAATGAAGAGGAGCCCAAAGTAGATTCTCAGCCTGTTAGCATTCACTTGCATTTCAAGCGATATGTCTTTGATCCCCATAAAAAGATGGTTCAGTCTTGA
- the ruvbl1 gene encoding ruvB-like 1 produces the protein MKIEEVKSTTKTQRIASHSHVKGLGLDEAGNAKQTACGLVGQEAAREACGIIVELIRSKKMAGRAVLLAGPPGTGKTALALAVAQELGNKVPFCPMVGSEVYSSEIKKTEVLMENFRRAIGLRIKETKEVYEGEVTELTPCETENPMGGYGKTISHVIIGLKTGKGTKQLKLDPSIYESLQKERVEVGDVIYIEANSGAVKRQGRCDTFATEFDLEAEEYVPLPKGDVHKKKEIVQDVTLHDLDVANARPQGGQDILSMMGQLMKPKKTEITDKLRAEINKVVNRYIDQGVAELVPGVLFVDEVHMLDIECFTYLHRALESTIAPIVVFASNRGNCLIRGTEDISSPHGIPLDLLDRVMIIRTMLYTPQELKQIIKIRAQTEGISISEEALTHLAEIGTKTTLRYAVQLLTPASLLGRVQGKETVEREQVEEINELFYDAKSSAKILQDQHHKFMK, from the exons atGAAAATCGAGGAGGtaaaaagcaccacaaaaacCCAGCGTATCGCTTCTCATAGTCACGTCAAAGGACTCGGGCTAGACGAGGCCGGGAATGCTAAACAGACAGCATGTGGACTGGTCGGCCAGGAGGCTGCAAGAGAG gCTTGTGGCATCATTGTTGAGCTGATCCGTTCCAAAAAAATGGCAGGAAGGGCAGTTTTACTGGCAGGGCCACCCGGAACAGGAAAG ACTGCGCTCGCCTTGGCCGTAGCACAGGAGTTGGGAAACAAGGTGCCTTTCTGCCCCATGGTTGGCAGTGAAGTCTACTCATCTGAGatcaaaaaaacagaagtatTGATGGAAAATTTCAGGAGGGCCATTG GTCTGCGCATCAAAGAAACAAAGGAGGTGTATGAAGGAGAGGTGACAGAGCTGACCCCCTGTGAGACTGAGAATCCCATGGGTGGCTATGGAAAAACCATTAGCCACGTCATCATCGGTCTGAAGACAGGCAAAGGCACAAAGCAGCTCAAG CTGGATCCCAGTATTTATGAGAGTCTTCAGAAAGAGCGTGTGGAAGTGGGCGATGTCATTTACATTGAAGCCAACAGTGGCGCTGTCAAG AGACAAGGTCGCTGTGACACCTTTGCAACAGAGTTTGACCTGGAGGCAGAGGAGTATGTTCCACTGCCCAAAGGTGACGtccacaaaaagaaagaaatagtcCAAGATGTTACACTGCACGACCTGGATGTCGCAAACGCCCGACCGCAG GGAGGCCAGGACATTCTCTCCATGATGGGACAGCTGATGAAGcccaaaaagacagaaatcacag ATAAGCTGCGTGCTGAGATCAACAAGGTGGTGAACCGCTACATAGACCAAGGTGTAGCTGAGCTCGTGCCTGGCGTGCTGTTTGTGGACGAGGTGCACATGCTGGACATCGAATGCTTCACGTACCTCCACCGAGCACTGGAGAGCACCATCGCCCCCATCGTTGTGTTCGCTTCTAACAGAGGAAACTGCTTGATTAG GGGGACAGAAGACATCAGCTCTCCACACGGGATTCCTCTGGACTTGTTGGACAGAGTCATGATAATTCGCACCATGTTGTACACGCCGCAGGAGTTGAAGCAG ATCATCAAGATCCGAGCTCAGACTGAGGGGATCAGCATCAGCGAGGAGGCTCTCACACACCTGGCAGAGATTGGCACCAAGACCACCCTCAG GTATGCCGTACAGCTGCTGACACCTGCCAGCCTGCTGGGCCGAGTTCAGGGAAAAGAGACGGTGGAGAGAGAGCAGGTAGAGGAGATCAACGAGCTGTTCTACGACGCCAAGTCCTCAGCTAAAATCCTCCAAGATCAGCACCACAAGTTTATGAAATAA